CCTACACGTTTTCTGcccctttttttaatttatttcccTTTCACTTCTCTCAATCTCTTTCGCCATTACCACCCTGCTCTCACGAGCAAAATACGGAAATATGGCTACCGGAGCTGCCGGCGATGCAATTTTCCGGGGAGTATTCGAAGGATCTATCTCCGGTCACGATctagaaatttcaaaaaggccATACCACCGGAATTGTGGCTGTGCGTTACATAAATCGAGAGGGAACTGTTCTCATTCGTCgagaaatatgaatatttcgTATCCGATTCGCCGGTCGTGGAGTGAAGGATGTTTATCGTTGGTTGCGGCGGCGTCAGCAGCGGCGTCCGGTCATTCATCGCCGTGTTCTTCACCTACTGTGACGGTTGCCGATATGAGTAAGAGGAATTTGCT
This portion of the Solanum pennellii chromosome 12, SPENNV200 genome encodes:
- the LOC107006619 gene encoding uncharacterized protein LOC107006619, which gives rise to MATGAAGDAIFRGVFEGSISGHDLEISKRPYHRNCGCALHKSRGNCSHSSRNMNISYPIRRSWSEGCLSLVAAASAAASGHSSPCSSPTVTVADMSKRNLLPVNEDGEDLVFSKV